From Afipia carboxidovorans OM5, one genomic window encodes:
- a CDS encoding PHA/PHB synthase family protein, whose amino-acid sequence MSEQLPDAPTTKPFDADAFAFNVARAMESGGKALAAFLKPRESGDINNRAPGEMGEVIKTFAEVAEYWLADAERAGDMQMRLGKSYLELWGQFSRRLAGAEEEPAITPAPKDKRFQDPEWKSNHFFDFILQLYLLTTKWANELVEDAEGLDPHTRKKAEFYVQVLTNAFAPSNFVLTNPEVLRETIASSGDNLFRGMRMLAEDIEAGGGTLKIRQSGGTFEIGKDLARTPGKVIFQNEVMQLIQYEPATEQVLRTPVLIVPPWINKYYILDLTPQKSMIKWLVEQGLTVFVISWINPDRSLGGKTFEDYMREGPLAAMDVIEKATGEMKVHAIGYCIGGTLLASTLAWLAEKRRVRTASATFMAAQVDFTHAGDLMVYIDESQLAALDRDMQQTGVLHGTRMAMAFNMLRSNDLIWPYVISNYLKGKEPSSFDLLFWNSDATRMPAANHSFYLRNCYLENRLSAGTMVLDNTRLDLSKIKTPIYNLATKDDHIAPAQSVLYGSQFFGGPVRFVLSGSGHIAGVVNPPASGKYQYWTNDRIDTETVDDWLKGATEHSGSWWPDWRAWIESLDAETAPARVPGESLPVLEDAPGSYVRMRI is encoded by the coding sequence ATGAGCGAGCAACTCCCCGACGCCCCGACGACGAAGCCCTTCGACGCTGACGCCTTTGCCTTCAATGTCGCCCGCGCCATGGAAAGCGGCGGCAAGGCCCTCGCGGCCTTCCTGAAACCGCGCGAGAGCGGCGACATCAACAATCGCGCACCGGGCGAGATGGGCGAGGTCATCAAGACCTTCGCCGAGGTCGCGGAGTATTGGCTCGCGGATGCCGAGCGCGCCGGCGACATGCAGATGCGGCTCGGCAAATCCTATCTCGAACTGTGGGGGCAATTTTCCCGCAGGCTCGCTGGCGCCGAGGAAGAGCCGGCGATTACGCCAGCCCCAAAAGACAAGCGCTTTCAGGACCCGGAATGGAAATCGAATCACTTCTTCGATTTCATCCTGCAGCTTTATCTGCTCACCACGAAATGGGCGAACGAACTCGTCGAGGATGCTGAGGGCCTCGACCCGCATACCCGCAAGAAGGCAGAGTTCTACGTTCAGGTGCTCACCAATGCCTTTGCACCGTCGAACTTCGTGCTGACCAACCCGGAAGTGTTGCGGGAAACCATTGCAAGCAGCGGCGACAATCTATTCCGCGGCATGCGAATGCTCGCCGAGGACATCGAGGCCGGCGGCGGCACGCTGAAGATCCGGCAATCGGGCGGCACATTCGAAATCGGCAAGGATCTCGCGCGGACGCCCGGCAAGGTGATCTTTCAGAACGAGGTGATGCAGCTCATCCAGTATGAGCCTGCAACCGAGCAGGTGTTGCGCACGCCGGTGCTGATCGTGCCACCGTGGATCAACAAGTACTACATCCTCGATCTCACGCCACAGAAGTCGATGATCAAGTGGCTGGTCGAGCAGGGGCTCACCGTGTTCGTGATCTCCTGGATCAACCCGGACCGATCGCTCGGCGGCAAGACCTTCGAGGACTACATGCGGGAGGGCCCACTCGCCGCAATGGACGTGATCGAGAAAGCGACCGGCGAGATGAAGGTCCATGCCATCGGCTATTGCATCGGCGGCACCCTGCTCGCCTCGACGCTCGCCTGGCTTGCGGAGAAGCGGCGGGTGCGCACCGCATCCGCGACCTTCATGGCGGCGCAGGTCGACTTCACCCATGCCGGCGACCTCATGGTCTATATCGACGAGAGTCAGTTGGCCGCGCTCGACCGCGACATGCAGCAGACCGGTGTCCTGCACGGTACGCGCATGGCGATGGCCTTCAACATGCTGCGCTCAAACGACCTGATCTGGCCCTACGTCATTTCCAATTACCTGAAGGGCAAGGAGCCTTCGAGCTTCGACCTTCTGTTCTGGAATTCCGACGCGACGCGCATGCCGGCCGCGAACCATTCGTTCTATTTGCGCAACTGCTATCTGGAAAACCGGCTGTCGGCCGGCACCATGGTGCTCGACAATACCCGGCTCGATTTGTCGAAGATCAAGACGCCGATCTACAATCTCGCGACGAAGGACGATCATATCGCCCCGGCGCAATCAGTGCTGTACGGCTCGCAGTTCTTCGGCGGCCCGGTCCGCTTCGTGCTCAGCGGCTCGGGCCACATCGCCGGCGTCGTCAATCCACCCGCCTCCGGCAAGTATCAGTACTGGACCAATGACAGGATCGACACCGAGACGGTCGACGACTGGCTCAAGGGCGCGACCGAACATTCGGGATCGTGGTGGCCAGACTGGCGCGCCTGGATCGAAAGCCTGGACGCGGAAACCGCGCCGGCCCGCGTCCCTGGTGAGTCCCTTCCCGTCCTCGAAGATGCGCCCGGCAGCTACGTCCGCATGCGGATCTGA
- a CDS encoding MAPEG family protein: protein MTRELFWLTLTVILTGLLWVPYIINRCQIRGLGGAMANPARNDKPHAEWANRLIFAHDNAVENLAIFAPLVLILNAIDYSSKWTVLACAVYFWSRLAHAIIYALGVPVLRTLTFVVGFLAQAVLALAIFRIF, encoded by the coding sequence ATGACGCGCGAGCTGTTCTGGCTGACACTGACGGTGATTTTGACCGGCCTGTTGTGGGTCCCCTACATCATCAACCGCTGCCAGATACGCGGCCTCGGCGGCGCGATGGCCAACCCCGCACGCAACGACAAGCCACACGCCGAATGGGCGAACCGCCTGATCTTCGCCCACGACAACGCAGTCGAAAATCTGGCGATCTTCGCGCCGCTGGTGCTGATCCTGAACGCGATCGATTATTCGAGCAAATGGACGGTGCTCGCCTGTGCAGTCTATTTCTGGTCGCGGCTTGCCCACGCCATCATCTACGCGCTCGGCGTGCCGGTGCTGCGGACGCTGACCTTCGTGGTCGGCTTCCTTGCGCAGGCGGTTCTCGCGCTCGCGATCTTCCGCATCTTCTGA
- the argC gene encoding N-acetyl-gamma-glutamyl-phosphate reductase, which yields MAEKKKIGILGASGYTGAELVRLLLRHPRVEIVLLTADRRAGHKMGDVFPQFAPYDLPQLVSIDSVDWAAAKLDLVFCALPHATTQTVLKDLLSKAPETKVVDLSADFRLQDPAVYAKWYGHEHHALDLQQEAVYGLTEIYRRDVKKARLVANPGCYTTCAQLPLIPLLKAKAIESDEIVIDAKSGMTGAGRSAKEEMLFSEVSEGFHAYGVGHHRHMSELDQEFSKAAGKDVLVTFTPHLTPMNRGIYSTIYVRGRRGKTARDLHETLSKQYEKDPFVYVLPFGKTPNSRHVRGSNMTFIGVAEDRKPGRAIIVSTLDNLTKGASGQAVQNMNVMLGFAETLGLDQPALSS from the coding sequence ATGGCTGAAAAGAAGAAGATCGGCATTCTCGGTGCTTCCGGTTACACCGGTGCGGAGCTCGTGCGCCTCCTGCTGCGCCACCCGCGTGTCGAAATCGTCCTTCTGACGGCCGACCGTCGCGCCGGGCACAAGATGGGCGACGTGTTTCCGCAATTCGCACCCTATGATCTGCCGCAGCTCGTCTCGATCGACAGCGTCGATTGGGCGGCGGCGAAGCTCGACCTCGTGTTCTGCGCACTTCCGCACGCGACGACGCAGACGGTCCTGAAAGATCTGCTCTCCAAGGCACCGGAGACGAAAGTGGTGGACCTGTCCGCCGACTTCCGCCTGCAGGACCCTGCCGTCTATGCGAAGTGGTACGGGCACGAGCATCACGCGCTCGATCTCCAGCAGGAGGCGGTCTACGGCCTTACTGAGATTTATCGGCGCGACGTGAAGAAGGCGCGGCTCGTCGCCAACCCCGGCTGCTATACGACCTGTGCGCAGTTGCCGCTCATTCCGCTTCTCAAGGCCAAGGCGATCGAGAGCGACGAGATCGTGATCGACGCGAAGTCCGGCATGACCGGAGCCGGGCGCTCGGCCAAGGAAGAGATGCTGTTCTCGGAAGTCTCGGAGGGCTTTCACGCCTATGGCGTTGGTCACCATCGCCATATGTCTGAGCTCGATCAGGAGTTCTCCAAGGCGGCTGGCAAGGACGTACTGGTGACGTTCACGCCGCACCTCACGCCAATGAACCGCGGCATCTATTCGACGATCTATGTGCGCGGTCGGCGCGGCAAGACCGCGCGAGACCTTCATGAGACGCTGTCCAAGCAGTACGAGAAGGACCCGTTCGTCTACGTGCTGCCGTTCGGCAAGACACCGAATTCCCGCCATGTGCGCGGCTCGAACATGACGTTCATCGGCGTGGCCGAGGATCGCAAGCCGGGCCGCGCGATCATCGTCTCGACCCTCGACAACCTCACCAAGGGCGCGTCGGGGCAGGCGGTGCAGAACATGAATGTCATGCTCGGCTTTGCCGAGACACTCGGTCTCGACCAGCCGGCACTATCGTCGTGA
- a CDS encoding DedA family protein has protein sequence MALEAMVRDVVEFVREHQVWAAPIVGALAFGESLAFVSLVIPAWSALIGIGAMVGASDIKFWPVWVAAALGAALGDWLSYWFGYTFKGSVKRMWPLSRYPEMLPRAERFVSKWGVPGIFIGRFFGPLRAAVPLVAGIFEMPYWHFQIANFSSAFVWSATLLLFGDALSRIAAWFFAMI, from the coding sequence ATGGCACTGGAAGCGATGGTTCGGGACGTCGTCGAATTCGTCCGCGAACATCAGGTCTGGGCTGCGCCGATCGTCGGCGCGCTGGCATTCGGTGAATCGCTCGCCTTCGTTTCTCTCGTCATTCCCGCCTGGAGCGCGCTGATCGGTATCGGCGCGATGGTCGGCGCAAGCGACATCAAATTCTGGCCGGTCTGGGTCGCGGCCGCGCTCGGGGCGGCGCTTGGTGACTGGCTGTCATATTGGTTCGGCTATACCTTCAAAGGCAGCGTCAAGCGGATGTGGCCGCTGTCGCGCTATCCGGAGATGCTGCCGCGCGCCGAGCGGTTCGTCAGCAAATGGGGCGTGCCGGGAATTTTCATCGGCAGGTTCTTCGGGCCGCTGCGCGCCGCCGTGCCGCTAGTCGCCGGTATCTTCGAGATGCCGTATTGGCATTTCCAGATTGCGAACTTCTCGTCCGCCTTCGTCTGGTCGGCGACGCTGCTCCTGTTCGGGGATGCGCTCTCGCGCATTGCCGCCTGGTTCTTTGCGATGATCTGA
- the parE gene encoding DNA topoisomerase IV subunit B: MSKPLKKNEKSSSSAKPDSDLFGSGGRAPRGSAAPPARTTSAEGGYTAADIEVLEGLEPVRRRPGMYIGGTDEKALHHLFAEVIDNSMDEALAGHASFIEVSLGADGYLTVVDNGRGIPVDPHPKFKNKSALEIIMCTLHAGGKFDSKVYETSGGLHGVGVSVVNALSSELIVEVARNQKLYRMTFERGKPKGKLEELGKVHNRRGTSVRFKPDTEIFGNKAVFKPQRLFQMARSKAYLFGGVEIRWRCAPELLKGLDSVPAEDTFHFPGGLKDYLAAAVHADTLVHPDIFAGKTGRNGAHGACEWAVAWTADADGFMSSYTNTVPTPDGGTHETGMRSALLRGIRDHAERTGQGKKASSITSEDVMVGAAVMLSVFVREPEFQGQTKDRLATAEAQRIVEQAVKDPFDHWLSGNPTQANKLLEFIIERADERLRRRAEKEISRKTAVKKLRLPGKLADCTNTAAEGSELFIVEGDSAGGSAKQARDRKTQAILPLRGKILNVASATRDKMAANAQLSDLIQAIGAGTGANYREEDLRYSRIIIMTDADVDGAHIASLLITFFYRQMPKLIDNGHLYLAVPPLYRLTHGSKTLYARDEAHRDELLKKEFHANAKVEIGRFKGLGEMMPNQLKETTMAPAKRTLLRVVLATEERDSTAKSVERLMGSKAEARFEFITERAEFAPEELLDV, from the coding sequence ATGTCGAAGCCTCTGAAAAAAAACGAAAAATCTTCATCCTCCGCGAAACCTGACAGTGATCTGTTTGGCTCGGGCGGCCGCGCGCCGCGCGGCTCCGCCGCACCCCCCGCGCGCACAACGAGTGCTGAGGGCGGTTACACCGCAGCCGATATCGAAGTCTTGGAAGGGCTGGAACCGGTCCGTCGCCGGCCCGGAATGTACATCGGTGGAACCGATGAGAAGGCGCTTCACCATCTCTTTGCAGAGGTGATCGACAACTCGATGGACGAAGCGCTCGCTGGCCATGCGAGCTTCATCGAGGTTTCGCTCGGCGCGGACGGCTATCTCACCGTCGTCGACAACGGTCGCGGCATTCCGGTCGATCCGCATCCAAAGTTCAAGAACAAGTCGGCACTCGAAATCATCATGTGCACGCTCCACGCGGGCGGCAAGTTCGACTCCAAGGTCTACGAGACCTCGGGGGGCCTGCACGGCGTCGGTGTGTCGGTGGTGAACGCACTCTCCTCCGAACTCATCGTCGAGGTCGCGCGCAATCAGAAGCTTTATCGGATGACTTTCGAGCGCGGCAAGCCGAAGGGCAAGCTCGAGGAGCTTGGCAAGGTCCATAACCGCCGTGGCACGTCGGTGCGCTTCAAGCCCGACACGGAGATCTTCGGCAACAAGGCGGTCTTCAAGCCACAGCGCCTATTCCAGATGGCACGCTCGAAAGCCTATCTGTTCGGTGGCGTCGAAATCCGCTGGCGCTGCGCACCCGAACTTCTCAAGGGCCTCGACAGCGTGCCGGCTGAGGACACGTTCCACTTCCCCGGCGGCCTGAAGGATTATCTCGCCGCCGCCGTTCATGCCGACACGCTGGTGCATCCCGACATTTTCGCCGGCAAGACAGGTCGCAACGGCGCGCATGGCGCCTGCGAATGGGCGGTGGCATGGACCGCCGACGCCGACGGCTTCATGTCGTCCTACACCAACACCGTGCCGACGCCCGACGGCGGCACGCATGAAACCGGCATGCGCAGCGCACTGCTGCGTGGCATTCGCGATCACGCCGAGCGCACCGGCCAAGGCAAGAAAGCCTCCTCCATCACCTCGGAAGACGTGATGGTCGGCGCGGCCGTGATGCTGTCGGTATTCGTGCGCGAGCCGGAATTTCAGGGACAGACCAAGGACCGCCTCGCGACCGCCGAAGCGCAGCGCATCGTCGAGCAGGCGGTGAAGGACCCGTTCGACCACTGGCTGTCCGGCAATCCGACGCAGGCCAACAAGCTTCTCGAATTCATCATCGAGCGCGCCGATGAGCGGCTGCGCCGTCGCGCCGAGAAGGAAATCTCGCGCAAGACCGCGGTGAAGAAGCTGCGCCTGCCGGGCAAGCTCGCCGACTGCACCAACACAGCAGCCGAAGGCTCGGAGCTCTTCATCGTCGAGGGCGATTCCGCAGGCGGCAGCGCCAAGCAGGCGCGTGATCGCAAAACGCAGGCCATCCTGCCGTTGCGCGGCAAGATCCTCAACGTCGCCTCGGCCACGCGCGACAAGATGGCTGCCAACGCACAGCTCTCCGATCTGATCCAGGCGATCGGCGCCGGCACCGGTGCGAACTATCGCGAAGAGGATTTGCGCTATTCGCGCATCATCATCATGACCGACGCCGACGTCGACGGCGCGCACATCGCATCGCTGCTCATCACCTTCTTCTACCGGCAGATGCCGAAACTAATCGACAACGGACACCTTTATCTCGCCGTGCCGCCGCTCTATCGCCTGACGCACGGCAGCAAGACGCTCTACGCACGCGATGAAGCGCATCGCGATGAACTTCTGAAAAAGGAATTCCACGCCAACGCCAAGGTCGAGATCGGCCGATTTAAAGGCCTTGGCGAGATGATGCCCAATCAGCTCAAGGAAACGACGATGGCGCCCGCCAAGCGCACGCTCTTGCGCGTCGTGCTTGCCACCGAAGAGCGCGACAGCACCGCCAAATCGGTGGAGCGGCTGATGGGCAGCAAGGCTGAAGCACGCTTCGAGTTCATCACCGAACGTGCAGAGTTCGCGCCAGAAGAACTGCTCGACGTCTAA
- a CDS encoding FAD-dependent oxidoreductase, with amino-acid sequence MSEELPQVSEGLSSPVTEQHVQCCVVGGGPAGMMLGYLLGRAGIKTLVLEKHADFFRDFRGDTVHPSTLEVMDELGLLDDFLKVPHDEVRQLEAQVGTTSIRMADLTRIETRCPFIAFMPQWDFLNFIDTQGRRYPALEVRKNAEATDLLFDGDRVSGVVARTPQGDLRLTADLTVACDGRHSRMREQAGMTVENIGAPMDVLWFKAGKAERAGGSVFARIQAGQMMVMLDRGDYWQCAYVIAKNGYEAVKAKGLDAFRGNIVRLAPILRESVGDVRSWDDVKLLSVRIDRLTQWARNGFLCIGDAAHAMSPVGGVGVNLAVQDAVAAANLLHDKFGASGPSLDDLNSVQARRSFPVKVTQAVQVMVQNRLIDRAISEQDFSPPLMMRIIGRSPWLQRLIARGVGIGVRPEHVHSPERAPASSVSD; translated from the coding sequence ATGAGCGAGGAACTTCCCCAAGTGTCCGAAGGGCTATCATCCCCTGTAACCGAACAGCATGTGCAGTGCTGCGTCGTAGGCGGCGGCCCGGCCGGGATGATGCTCGGCTATCTCCTCGGCCGCGCCGGCATCAAAACCCTCGTTTTGGAGAAACATGCCGATTTCTTCCGCGATTTTCGCGGTGACACCGTGCATCCGTCGACGCTGGAGGTGATGGACGAACTCGGGCTGCTGGATGACTTTCTCAAGGTCCCGCATGACGAGGTGAGGCAGCTCGAAGCGCAGGTTGGGACAACGTCTATCCGCATGGCGGACCTGACGCGGATCGAGACGCGTTGCCCGTTCATCGCCTTCATGCCGCAATGGGATTTTCTGAATTTCATCGACACGCAGGGCCGGCGCTATCCCGCGCTTGAGGTGCGCAAGAATGCTGAGGCGACTGACCTGCTGTTTGATGGCGATCGCGTGAGTGGTGTCGTCGCGCGGACGCCGCAGGGCGATCTGCGCCTTACGGCTGACCTTACGGTTGCTTGCGACGGGCGGCATTCGCGCATGCGCGAGCAGGCCGGGATGACGGTCGAGAACATCGGCGCGCCGATGGACGTGCTCTGGTTCAAGGCAGGCAAGGCCGAGCGGGCTGGCGGGAGTGTCTTCGCCCGCATTCAGGCCGGCCAGATGATGGTGATGCTCGACCGCGGCGATTACTGGCAGTGTGCCTATGTGATCGCCAAGAACGGCTATGAGGCGGTGAAGGCGAAAGGGCTCGATGCGTTTCGTGGGAATATCGTGCGCCTCGCGCCGATCCTGCGCGAGAGCGTCGGCGACGTCAGGAGTTGGGACGACGTCAAGCTTCTGTCGGTGAGGATCGATCGCCTGACCCAGTGGGCTCGGAACGGTTTTCTATGCATCGGCGATGCCGCGCATGCGATGTCGCCGGTCGGCGGTGTCGGCGTTAATCTTGCCGTGCAGGATGCGGTCGCCGCGGCGAACCTGTTGCACGATAAGTTCGGCGCCAGTGGTCCATCGCTCGACGATCTCAACAGTGTGCAGGCGCGACGCTCGTTCCCGGTGAAGGTGACGCAGGCGGTTCAGGTGATGGTGCAGAACCGGTTGATTGATCGCGCCATCTCCGAGCAGGATTTCTCGCCGCCTTTGATGATGCGGATCATCGGCCGTTCACCCTGGCTTCAGAGACTCATTGCGCGTGGCGTCGGCATCGGCGTCCGGCCTGAGCATGTTCACTCGCCGGAAAGAGCGCCCGCGTCGTCGGTTTCTGATTAG